A single Candidatus Hydrogenedentota bacterium DNA region contains:
- the uvrA gene encoding excinuclease ABC subunit UvrA: MPTTPKSTGKTRKNGPKPAALTPKRRPASRNAAAGRRNSGKDDVSVPSVKSRDSIIIKGAREHNLKNLNVTIPRDKLVVITGLSGSGKSSLAFDTIYAEGQRRYVESLSAYARQFLEQMEKPDVDSIDGLSPAISIEQKTTHRNPRSTVGTVTEIYDYLRLLFARIGTPHCYNCGKPIQSQTPQTIVDGIKALPEGTRVQLMAPVVRQRKGTYQKAFEDIKRRGYVRVRVDGEFRTVDDDIDLERYVKHDIDVVVDRLVVKEGIGRRLTDSVEACLKLGEGIIRIWRETPDKHVSEVLQSEHFACIDCGLSFEELTPRMFSFNNPHGACPTCTGLGTVIEIDPDLVVPDRALSIGGGAVRPWSMRRVLDGMYRHALRCVCSHYGQDTDTSWEDLPEDFQQIVLYGSDDEVIDFTYSGRNSTYEVQRPFEGVIPNLERRYRDTDSNRARDMISQFMSSRPCTDCGGARLRPESRSVTIAGKTIMDVTALSIREALVFFDNLELDKTRRMIAARVMKEIHERLTFLVSVGLDYLSLDRNAGTLSGGESQRIRLATQIGSGLMGVLYILDEPSIGLHQRDNRKLIATLERMRDLGNTVIVVEHDEETIRRADHVIDLGPGAGVHGGQIVAQGTPQQVAANKNSLTGQFLSGRFKIRVPQQRRKSNGKTLKVWGAEHNNLKHIDVEIPLGIFTCVTGVSGSGKSSLINETLYPAAIRQIYDSVRVRPGKHDRIEGLEHLDKVIDIDQSPIGRTPRSNPATYTGLFSPIRELFSKVPEARARGYRPGRFSFNVKGGRCEACQGDGVIQIEMHFLPDVYVPCEECRGHRYNRDTLEILYRGNSIANVLDMTVEEGCAFFRNVPAVHSKLSTLLDVGLGYIKLGQPATTLSGGEAQRVKLATELSKRQTGRTLYILDEPTTGLHAVDVDKLLEVLHRLVEHGNTVVVIEHNLDVIKTADWIIDLGPEGGDKGGEVVAAGVPEALAGNHASYTGLHLRNVLPNKA, encoded by the coding sequence ATGCCCACAACACCCAAATCGACGGGGAAAACCCGGAAAAACGGACCCAAGCCCGCGGCGCTTACGCCGAAACGCCGTCCGGCCTCGCGGAATGCCGCTGCGGGAAGACGCAATTCAGGCAAAGACGACGTTTCCGTTCCCAGCGTGAAGTCTCGCGACAGCATCATTATAAAAGGCGCGCGCGAGCACAATCTCAAGAACCTGAACGTGACCATTCCCCGCGACAAGCTGGTTGTGATCACGGGCCTGAGCGGGTCGGGAAAATCGAGCCTCGCGTTCGACACCATTTATGCGGAAGGCCAGCGCCGGTACGTCGAGAGCCTCTCGGCATACGCCCGCCAATTCCTTGAACAAATGGAGAAACCGGACGTCGACTCGATCGACGGGCTCAGCCCCGCCATTTCGATCGAACAGAAGACCACCCACCGGAACCCGCGCTCGACCGTGGGCACCGTAACCGAGATTTACGACTACCTGCGCCTCCTGTTCGCCAGGATCGGCACGCCGCACTGCTACAATTGCGGCAAGCCCATCCAGTCGCAGACCCCCCAGACCATCGTCGACGGGATCAAAGCCTTGCCCGAGGGTACGCGCGTTCAGTTGATGGCCCCGGTGGTCCGGCAGCGCAAAGGCACCTATCAGAAAGCCTTTGAAGACATCAAGCGGCGGGGATACGTGCGGGTGCGGGTCGACGGCGAATTCCGCACCGTGGACGACGACATCGACCTCGAACGGTACGTCAAGCACGACATCGACGTGGTCGTCGACCGCTTGGTCGTCAAGGAAGGCATCGGCCGGCGTTTGACGGATTCGGTCGAGGCCTGCCTCAAGCTGGGCGAGGGCATCATACGAATCTGGCGCGAGACCCCCGATAAGCACGTGAGCGAGGTGTTGCAGAGCGAACACTTCGCCTGCATCGACTGCGGCCTGAGCTTCGAGGAATTGACCCCGCGCATGTTCTCGTTCAACAACCCCCACGGCGCCTGCCCGACATGCACGGGCCTGGGCACGGTGATTGAGATCGATCCCGACCTCGTGGTTCCCGACAGGGCGCTCTCCATCGGAGGGGGAGCCGTGCGGCCCTGGAGCATGCGGCGCGTGCTCGACGGCATGTACCGCCACGCGTTGCGGTGCGTGTGCAGCCATTACGGCCAGGATACGGACACCTCCTGGGAGGACCTGCCCGAGGATTTCCAGCAGATCGTACTCTATGGTTCGGACGACGAGGTCATCGACTTCACCTACTCGGGACGGAACAGCACGTATGAAGTGCAGCGTCCGTTCGAGGGAGTCATCCCCAATCTCGAGCGGCGCTACCGCGACACGGACTCCAACCGCGCCCGCGACATGATCAGCCAGTTCATGTCCTCGCGGCCCTGCACGGATTGCGGCGGGGCGCGCCTGCGGCCGGAATCGCGGTCGGTGACGATTGCGGGCAAGACCATCATGGACGTCACGGCGCTTTCGATTCGCGAAGCTCTGGTCTTTTTCGATAACCTCGAGTTGGACAAGACCCGGCGAATGATCGCCGCGCGCGTAATGAAGGAAATCCACGAGCGCCTGACGTTCCTGGTCAGTGTAGGGCTGGATTATCTCTCCCTCGACCGGAACGCCGGGACCCTTTCAGGGGGCGAGTCGCAACGCATCCGGCTGGCCACGCAGATTGGCTCGGGGCTGATGGGCGTGCTGTACATTCTCGACGAACCCAGCATCGGCCTGCACCAGCGCGACAACAGGAAACTCATCGCCACCCTCGAGCGCATGCGCGACCTCGGAAACACGGTAATTGTCGTCGAGCACGACGAAGAAACCATCCGCAGGGCCGATCACGTGATCGACCTGGGGCCCGGGGCCGGCGTGCACGGAGGACAGATCGTCGCGCAGGGCACTCCACAGCAGGTCGCGGCAAACAAGAACTCGCTGACAGGCCAATTCCTTTCGGGGAGATTCAAGATTCGGGTGCCCCAACAGCGCCGGAAATCCAACGGCAAGACCCTCAAGGTGTGGGGCGCGGAACACAACAACCTCAAACACATCGATGTTGAGATTCCCCTGGGCATCTTCACGTGCGTCACCGGGGTATCGGGCTCGGGCAAGTCAAGCCTCATCAACGAAACCCTCTACCCGGCCGCCATCCGTCAGATCTACGACTCGGTTCGCGTCCGCCCGGGCAAACACGACCGGATCGAGGGCCTCGAGCATCTCGACAAGGTCATCGACATTGACCAGTCGCCCATCGGGCGCACGCCGCGGTCCAATCCAGCGACGTACACGGGCCTGTTCTCGCCGATCCGCGAACTCTTCAGCAAAGTGCCCGAGGCCCGGGCGCGGGGCTACAGACCCGGGCGTTTCAGTTTCAACGTGAAAGGAGGCCGGTGCGAAGCGTGCCAGGGCGATGGGGTCATCCAGATCGAGATGCATTTCCTGCCGGACGTGTATGTGCCCTGCGAGGAGTGCCGGGGCCATCGTTACAACCGCGACACCCTCGAGATCCTCTATCGCGGCAACAGCATCGCCAATGTGCTCGATATGACCGTCGAGGAAGGGTGCGCCTTCTTCCGGAACGTCCCCGCGGTTCATTCCAAGCTCAGTACGTTGCTTGATGTGGGTCTGGGCTACATCAAGCTGGGCCAGCCGGCCACCACGCTGTCGGGCGGCGAGGCACAGCGCGTGAAACTGGCGACGGAGCTTTCAAAACGCCAGACCGGCAGGACCCTCTACATTCTCGATGAGCCCACCACGGGCCTCCATGCCGTGGACGTCGACAAGCTCCTGGAGGTCTTGCACCGCCTGGTTGAGCACGGGAACACCGTTGTCGTCATCGAGCACAACCTTGACGTCATCAAAACCGCCGACTGGATCATCGACCTCGGCCCCGAAGGCGGCGACAAGGGCGGCGAGGTTGTGGCGGCAGGCGTTCCGGAAGCACTCGCGGGAAACCATGCGTCATACACGGGATTGCACCTCCGAAACGTGTTGCCAAACAAGGCGTGA